Proteins encoded together in one Bradyrhizobium sp. CB82 window:
- the ribB gene encoding 3,4-dihydroxy-2-butanone-4-phosphate synthase codes for MPDTVQEVLQAFAKGELVVVTDDEDREGEGDLIVAASLCTAEKMAFIIRHTSGIVCAPITTEDARRLRLDPMVAHNDSAHTTAFTVSIDYKPDGGTGISAEERASCCRALANPNVGAGDFARPGHIFPLIAKDGGVLLRSGHTEAAVDLCKLSGLPPVGVISELMNDDGSVMKGEQVARFAAQHKLKHVTIADMIAYRQAREKLIERVSTFVTESPIGPLQGYAYRSPFDSIAHVAFVYNGVGDGKNVLTRFHKPNIVKEIFTGHKRIQAVLEQFRKEGRGVLIYLRDGAAGVPVEPLPNETSAEADRNRQWREVGVGAQILRDLGVTSIRHLTSSVHDYKGLSGFGIEIVSNEQLET; via the coding sequence ATGCCCGATACCGTACAGGAAGTTTTACAGGCCTTCGCCAAGGGTGAGCTCGTCGTCGTCACCGATGACGAGGACCGGGAAGGCGAGGGCGATCTGATCGTCGCTGCCTCGCTCTGCACCGCCGAGAAAATGGCGTTCATCATCCGCCACACCTCCGGCATCGTTTGTGCGCCGATCACCACCGAGGACGCTCGCCGCCTGCGGCTCGATCCGATGGTCGCCCACAACGACTCCGCGCACACCACGGCATTCACGGTCTCGATCGACTACAAGCCCGACGGCGGCACCGGCATCTCGGCCGAGGAGCGCGCCTCCTGCTGCCGCGCGCTCGCCAATCCCAATGTCGGCGCCGGCGATTTCGCCCGTCCCGGCCACATCTTTCCGCTGATCGCCAAGGACGGCGGCGTGCTCCTGCGCTCCGGTCATACTGAGGCCGCCGTCGACCTCTGCAAGCTCTCCGGCCTGCCGCCGGTCGGTGTCATCAGTGAGCTGATGAACGACGACGGCAGCGTGATGAAGGGTGAGCAGGTCGCGCGCTTCGCCGCCCAGCACAAGCTCAAGCACGTCACGATTGCCGATATGATCGCCTATCGCCAGGCGCGCGAGAAGCTGATCGAGCGGGTCTCGACCTTCGTCACCGAAAGCCCGATCGGGCCGCTCCAGGGCTATGCCTATCGCTCGCCCTTCGATTCCATCGCCCACGTCGCCTTCGTCTATAACGGCGTCGGCGACGGCAAGAACGTGCTGACGCGCTTTCACAAGCCGAACATCGTCAAGGAGATCTTCACCGGCCACAAGCGCATTCAGGCCGTGCTCGAGCAATTCAGGAAGGAGGGGCGCGGGGTCCTGATCTACTTGCGCGACGGCGCCGCTGGCGTTCCCGTTGAACCCTTGCCGAACGAGACCTCGGCGGAGGCGGACCGCAACCGGCAGTGGCGAGAAGTCGGCGTCGGCGCGCAGATCCTGCGCGATCTCGGCGTCACTTCGATCCGCCACCTGACCTCCTCGGTGCACGACTACAAGGGCCTGTCCGGCTTCGGCATCGAGATCGTCTCGAACGAGCAGCTCGAGACCTGA
- a CDS encoding cation:proton antiporter, translating into MHELIRDITLCILFAWMLGLLAHFSRQPLILAYLIAGFCIGPFGAGWVKSQESIGVISELGLIFMLFMIGLEIDLKKIVRAGRVILFAAGGQLLGGCLLGILFFVAMGLTFGGGHFDALYLCVACALSSTVIIVKVLYEKRELDTLPGRITLGVLVLQDIFAILFLAVQPSLADLQASVILLSIVRVAALVTAALLVSRFVLPRLFHQIARRPELILLGALAWCFLVAETAERLSLSREMGALIAGVSLSTFPYALDVTAKVTTLRDFFITLFFVALGMTIPVPNMSVIGLALMIAAFTVASRLVTTFVPLYLMRQGLRASLLPAINLAQISEFSLVVIQTGVTDNHIVQETANAASFAFVMLAVLSTFVMVRSDEITRWAIGPLKRFGLRDLDHGHSREGHERGHGEARRIVILGFFRAASALLAEIEQQAPVLLEQITVVDFNPNVYQTLLSRGLHVIYGDISNVDTLVHAGVGKSEVIILSVPNALLKGATNEKLVRHVRALNPSALIVATADLMSDVGELYAAGANYVTVTRLSDAHELFTVIEAAQAGLLEDKRAELDLRLSERREVLP; encoded by the coding sequence ATGCACGAACTCATTCGCGATATCACTCTTTGTATCTTGTTTGCCTGGATGCTCGGGCTTTTGGCCCATTTCTCCCGCCAGCCGCTGATCCTGGCCTACCTTATCGCCGGCTTCTGCATAGGTCCATTCGGTGCCGGCTGGGTCAAGTCGCAGGAATCGATCGGCGTCATTTCCGAGCTCGGCCTGATCTTCATGCTGTTCATGATTGGACTCGAGATCGATTTGAAGAAGATCGTGCGGGCAGGGCGAGTGATCCTGTTCGCGGCCGGTGGCCAGCTCCTCGGCGGCTGCCTGCTCGGCATCCTGTTCTTCGTCGCCATGGGCCTGACGTTCGGGGGCGGTCATTTCGATGCGCTCTATCTCTGCGTGGCCTGCGCGCTCTCCAGCACGGTCATCATCGTCAAGGTGCTCTACGAGAAGCGCGAGCTGGACACGCTGCCCGGCCGCATCACCCTTGGCGTCCTGGTGCTCCAGGACATCTTCGCCATCCTGTTCCTCGCCGTGCAGCCGAGCCTTGCCGATCTGCAAGCGAGCGTCATCCTGCTCTCGATCGTGCGCGTCGCAGCGCTGGTCACGGCCGCGCTCCTCGTCAGCCGCTTCGTGCTGCCGCGCCTGTTCCACCAGATCGCCCGCCGCCCCGAGCTGATCCTTCTGGGGGCGCTCGCCTGGTGCTTCCTGGTTGCCGAGACCGCCGAGCGGTTGTCGCTGTCGCGCGAAATGGGGGCGCTGATCGCCGGCGTGTCGCTCTCGACCTTTCCTTACGCACTCGACGTCACCGCCAAGGTCACGACATTGCGCGACTTCTTCATTACCCTGTTCTTCGTTGCGCTCGGCATGACCATTCCGGTACCGAACATGTCGGTGATCGGGCTCGCCCTGATGATCGCTGCGTTCACGGTCGCGAGCCGGCTGGTGACCACTTTCGTGCCGCTCTATCTGATGCGACAGGGCCTCCGCGCGAGCTTGTTGCCGGCGATCAATCTGGCGCAGATCAGCGAGTTCTCGCTGGTCGTGATCCAGACCGGCGTCACCGATAACCACATCGTTCAGGAGACCGCCAATGCCGCCTCCTTCGCCTTCGTGATGCTCGCGGTGCTCTCGACCTTCGTGATGGTGAGGAGCGATGAGATCACGCGCTGGGCGATCGGCCCCTTGAAGCGGTTCGGCCTTCGCGATCTCGATCATGGCCATTCCCGGGAGGGGCACGAGCGCGGCCATGGCGAGGCGCGGCGGATTGTCATCCTCGGCTTTTTCCGCGCGGCGAGCGCGCTGCTCGCGGAGATCGAGCAGCAGGCGCCGGTTCTGCTTGAGCAGATCACGGTCGTCGATTTCAACCCCAATGTGTACCAGACGTTGCTTTCGCGTGGCCTGCACGTGATCTACGGCGACATCAGCAACGTCGACACGCTCGTCCATGCCGGCGTCGGCAAGTCCGAGGTGATCATCCTCAGCGTGCCCAATGCGCTGTTGAAGGGGGCCACCAACGAGAAGCTCGTCCGCCACGTCCGTGCGCTCAATCCCAGCGCCCTGATCGTAGCCACCGCCGATCTGATGTCCGACGTCGGCGAGCTCTATGCGGCGGGAGCCAACTACGTCACCGTCACCCGCCTCAGCGATGCCCATGAGCTCTTCACGGTCATCGAGGCGGCCCAGGCCGGCCTTCTGGAGGACAAGCGGGCCGAGCTTGACTTGAGATTGAGCGAGCGGCGCGAAGTGCTGCCTTAA
- a CDS encoding DUF3124 domain-containing protein: protein MPIVLPIVLALTGGLLGVARPAAAQPKVNIEQSFADSLTAMPKEELAVSGGFYVPAYSSIAMSQGKLRVDFSVTLSVHNASETQPLVLRRIAYFDTAGKMIESYLKSPVALRPLATVSVVIPTEDVRGGTGANFIVDWAATGEIAEPVVEALMVGGVANAHYAFISQGRPTRTVGKK, encoded by the coding sequence ATGCCAATTGTCCTGCCAATCGTGCTCGCACTGACAGGTGGTTTGCTCGGCGTGGCGCGGCCCGCCGCGGCACAGCCGAAGGTCAATATCGAACAGAGTTTTGCCGATTCGCTGACGGCGATGCCGAAGGAGGAACTCGCCGTCTCCGGCGGTTTCTACGTGCCAGCCTATTCCAGCATCGCGATGAGCCAGGGCAAGCTGCGCGTCGACTTCTCGGTGACGTTGAGCGTCCACAATGCGTCGGAGACCCAGCCCCTCGTGCTGAGGCGGATCGCCTATTTCGACACGGCCGGCAAGATGATCGAGAGCTACCTGAAATCTCCGGTCGCGCTCAGGCCCCTCGCGACGGTCTCAGTGGTCATCCCAACCGAGGACGTGCGCGGCGGGACCGGCGCAAACTTCATCGTCGACTGGGCGGCCACCGGCGAGATCGCCGAGCCGGTAGTCGAAGCCTTGATGGTTGGCGGCGTCGCCAATGCGCATTACGCTTTCATCAGCCAGGGCCGTCCGACCCGAACGGTCGGCAAGAAGTAA
- a CDS encoding PLP-dependent aminotransferase family protein — protein MTASFDFAPLFPPGLPAPSARWTGLAKYSFVGGNNDSEQVPVDGLIAAVDAVLRREGRNLATYGLAHGPQGYLPLREFLSAKLKRDAGIICTVDDLLIVSGSLQALDLVNHTLLARGDTVIVEQETYQGALNRLSRLGVNPVGIPLDGEGMCMDALASALADLKRRGIRPKYIYTIPTVQNPTGSIMPESRRAELLRLAAEHGVPIFEDDCYADLIWSGRRPPAIHAMSDTGGVIHIGSFSKSIAPALRVGFIVAPWEVMSRMLALKTDAGSGALEQMLLAEYCRPHFATHVPALTRALRTKLDTLMEALNEQFGTAAEFEEPKGGIFLWVKLPDHVDTLKLYHAALMAGVSINPGPEWSTNKGHSGPRLRLCFASPTHQQIREGVAVLAEVCRKEFGVPARIANVERARR, from the coding sequence ATGACTGCCAGCTTCGACTTCGCGCCCCTGTTCCCGCCGGGGCTGCCGGCTCCTTCTGCGCGCTGGACCGGGCTTGCCAAATACAGCTTCGTCGGCGGCAACAATGATTCCGAGCAGGTGCCGGTCGATGGCCTGATCGCAGCGGTCGATGCGGTGCTGCGGCGCGAGGGCCGCAACCTCGCTACTTACGGACTGGCGCACGGTCCGCAGGGCTATTTGCCCTTGCGCGAATTCCTGAGCGCGAAGCTGAAGCGCGATGCCGGCATTATCTGCACGGTCGACGATCTCTTGATCGTCTCGGGCTCCTTGCAGGCGCTCGATCTCGTCAACCACACACTGCTCGCGCGCGGCGATACTGTGATCGTCGAGCAGGAAACCTACCAGGGCGCGCTGAACCGTCTGAGCCGGCTCGGCGTGAATCCGGTCGGCATCCCCCTCGACGGCGAGGGCATGTGCATGGACGCGCTGGCGTCTGCGCTCGCGGATCTGAAGCGCCGAGGCATTCGGCCGAAATACATCTACACCATCCCGACCGTGCAGAACCCGACCGGCAGCATCATGCCGGAAAGCCGCCGTGCCGAGCTGTTGCGGCTTGCGGCCGAGCATGGCGTGCCGATCTTCGAGGATGATTGCTATGCCGACCTCATCTGGTCAGGCCGGCGTCCGCCGGCCATCCATGCGATGAGCGACACCGGCGGCGTCATCCATATCGGCTCGTTCTCCAAATCGATCGCGCCGGCGCTCCGCGTCGGCTTCATCGTCGCGCCCTGGGAGGTGATGTCACGGATGCTGGCGCTGAAGACGGACGCCGGCTCCGGCGCGCTGGAGCAGATGCTGCTTGCCGAATATTGCCGGCCGCATTTCGCGACCCACGTGCCCGCGCTGACACGCGCGCTGCGCACCAAGCTGGACACACTGATGGAGGCGCTGAACGAACAGTTCGGAACGGCTGCCGAGTTCGAGGAGCCCAAAGGCGGCATCTTCCTCTGGGTAAAGTTGCCCGATCATGTCGATACGCTGAAGCTTTACCACGCGGCGCTCATGGCCGGTGTTTCGATCAATCCGGGCCCTGAATGGTCGACCAACAAGGGCCATTCGGGCCCGCGGCTGCGGCTCTGCTTCGCCAGCCCCACGCACCAACAGATCCGCGAGGGCGTCGCCGTGCTCGCGGAAGTCTGCCGCAAGGAATTTGGCGTGCCGGCGCGGATCGCAAATGTGGAGAGGGCGCGGAGGTAG
- a CDS encoding helix-turn-helix domain-containing protein — protein sequence MLDEVTDFAGEALPGGTAVPPYSETQFLAELGERIRSSRMRCELSRRELARRSGISERYIAQIEAGKGNVSIVLLLRLASAIHGSQAQAA from the coding sequence ATGCTGGATGAAGTCACCGATTTCGCGGGCGAGGCGCTGCCGGGGGGCACCGCCGTGCCGCCATACTCCGAGACCCAATTCCTGGCGGAACTCGGCGAGCGTATACGCTCCTCGCGCATGCGCTGCGAGCTGTCGCGGCGGGAGCTCGCGCGCAGGTCGGGAATTTCCGAGCGCTACATCGCGCAGATCGAGGCCGGCAAGGGCAACGTCTCGATCGTCCTCTTGTTGCGGCTGGCCTCCGCGATCCATGGCAGCCAGGCACAGGCGGCCTGA
- a CDS encoding alkaline phosphatase D family protein — MATLRASRAWTRRQFLVRSTSSLALVGLGSLARPHLSRAADRPLITGGIQSGDVSEGSAIIWARADRPARMQVECATAESFRTILCTASADALSDADLTSKVLLRGLPPGQDIFYRVRFDDIATGVTGEMRTGHFRTAPAAGHSVSFVWSGDTAGQGWGIDTSRGGMRSYRTMLDNRPDFFIHSGDHIYADCTIPAELKLPNGEIWRNLVTEEKSEVAHTLAQFRGNYRYNHLDENFRAFHAEVPMFAQWDDHEVTNDWSPYGSVDDTGLDADGTSRLVARARRAFFDFMPIREIPQQQGRIYRKIAYGPLLDVFMIDMRSYRDGTWNKGRDHDGWILGREQLAWLKREVAASRATWKVIAADLPIGLISLDAVALGDGPPDRREHEIADLLAFIRRAGVRNIVWLTADMHYTAAHYYDPNRAVFSDFEPFWEFVSGPLHAGTWGPGELDNTFGPVAMYQNGCNAEQGENLAPCFGLQFFGRVDIDGRTEVMTVTLKDVDNRDLWSVDIHPQPQVRPAVVAQHS, encoded by the coding sequence ATGGCAACGCTCCGCGCCTCGCGTGCATGGACCCGGCGGCAGTTTCTCGTTCGCTCCACATCCTCCCTCGCGCTCGTCGGCCTCGGCTCTCTCGCAAGGCCACACCTCAGCCGCGCCGCCGACCGCCCGCTGATTACGGGTGGCATCCAGTCGGGCGACGTGTCCGAAGGATCTGCCATCATCTGGGCGCGCGCCGACCGGCCTGCGCGGATGCAGGTCGAATGTGCCACCGCCGAAAGCTTCAGGACGATCCTGTGCACGGCGTCCGCCGATGCGCTGTCGGACGCCGACCTTACCTCAAAGGTGCTGCTGCGCGGCCTCCCGCCCGGACAGGATATCTTCTACCGCGTGCGCTTCGACGACATCGCGACCGGGGTCACCGGCGAGATGCGCACCGGACATTTCCGAACCGCGCCGGCCGCTGGCCACTCGGTCTCATTCGTGTGGTCCGGCGACACCGCCGGGCAGGGCTGGGGCATCGATACGTCGCGTGGCGGCATGCGCAGCTACCGTACCATGCTCGACAATCGTCCGGACTTCTTCATCCATTCCGGCGACCACATCTATGCCGACTGCACCATTCCTGCCGAATTGAAGCTGCCCAACGGCGAGATCTGGCGCAACCTCGTCACCGAAGAGAAATCGGAAGTCGCGCACACACTGGCGCAATTCCGCGGCAACTACCGATACAATCACCTCGACGAGAATTTCCGTGCCTTCCATGCGGAGGTGCCTATGTTCGCGCAATGGGACGACCACGAGGTTACCAACGACTGGTCGCCTTATGGCAGTGTCGACGACACAGGCCTTGACGCCGATGGCACCTCGCGCCTCGTCGCGCGCGCGAGGCGCGCGTTTTTCGACTTCATGCCGATCCGCGAGATTCCGCAGCAGCAAGGCCGTATTTATCGGAAGATTGCGTACGGACCGCTGCTCGACGTCTTCATGATCGACATGCGCAGCTACCGCGACGGCACCTGGAACAAGGGCAGGGACCACGACGGCTGGATCTTGGGTCGTGAGCAACTCGCCTGGCTGAAGCGGGAGGTCGCCGCTTCGCGCGCGACCTGGAAGGTGATCGCTGCGGACCTGCCGATCGGTCTGATCAGCCTCGATGCCGTCGCGCTCGGCGACGGTCCACCCGACCGTCGCGAGCACGAGATCGCGGACCTGCTCGCCTTCATCCGGCGCGCCGGTGTGCGCAACATCGTCTGGCTCACCGCCGACATGCACTACACCGCGGCTCACTATTACGATCCCAACCGTGCAGTGTTCTCCGATTTCGAGCCGTTCTGGGAATTCGTCTCAGGTCCTCTCCATGCCGGAACCTGGGGACCGGGCGAGCTCGACAATACCTTCGGTCCGGTCGCGATGTACCAGAACGGCTGCAATGCCGAGCAGGGCGAGAATCTCGCGCCCTGCTTCGGACTCCAGTTCTTCGGCCGCGTCGACATCGATGGCCGCACGGAGGTCATGACGGTGACACTGAAGGACGTCGATAATCGCGACCTGTGGTCGGTCGACATCCACCCGCAGCCGCAAGTGCGGCCCGCTGTGGTGGCGCAGCATTCGTAA
- a CDS encoding M20/M25/M40 family metallo-hydrolase has product MKKTITKNNVSCRKALLSTAVAALVLTGAASAEGLSPPQQLSHDVYKELVEIDTTTATGDTARASEAMAARLKAAGYPDSDVHVFSPAPRKGNLVARLHGSGARKPILLVAHLDVVPALREDWSVDPFKLVEKDGYYYGRGTADDKHMASAFITSLIRFKQEGYKPDRDIIVALETDEEIFDRDGLGINWLIKNKRDLIDAEFALNEGAGVGLKDGRPIRVGVQTSEKIPVSFQLDVTDPGGHSSVPRKSNAIYKLAEGLVRLSKFNFPLKLNATTRGWFEKSAQFENEQTAADMRAVMSDKPDPAALSLVRLAANPVYNAQLRTTCVATMLQGGHAVNALPQSASAKVNCRIMPGEPVEEVRATLEQVLADPDIKLTQLDTAVVSAPSELHEEIMGAIEKLSGEFFPGAIVLPVMSSGATDGSYLRNAGIPTYGHSGMAIDIGENRIHGKDERVPVASFYKGQEYLYRLVKTLAGGS; this is encoded by the coding sequence ATGAAGAAGACGATCACCAAGAACAATGTCTCGTGCAGGAAGGCTCTGCTGTCGACAGCCGTCGCGGCCTTGGTGCTCACCGGCGCGGCGTCCGCCGAAGGCCTGAGCCCGCCGCAACAGCTCTCCCACGATGTCTACAAGGAGCTGGTCGAGATCGACACGACCACCGCAACCGGCGACACCGCGCGCGCGTCCGAGGCGATGGCCGCGCGGCTGAAGGCGGCGGGCTACCCCGATTCGGACGTGCACGTCTTCTCGCCCGCGCCGCGCAAGGGCAATCTGGTCGCGCGCCTGCATGGCAGCGGCGCGCGCAAGCCGATCCTCCTGGTCGCCCATCTCGACGTCGTGCCGGCCCTGCGTGAGGACTGGTCGGTCGATCCGTTCAAGCTCGTCGAGAAGGACGGCTACTACTACGGTCGCGGTACCGCCGACGACAAACACATGGCATCGGCCTTCATCACCAGCCTGATCCGTTTCAAGCAGGAAGGCTACAAGCCCGACCGCGACATCATCGTTGCACTGGAAACGGACGAGGAGATATTTGACCGCGACGGTCTTGGTATCAACTGGCTGATCAAGAACAAGCGCGATCTCATCGACGCCGAATTTGCGTTGAACGAAGGCGCCGGCGTGGGCCTGAAGGACGGCAGGCCGATCCGTGTCGGCGTCCAGACCAGCGAAAAGATCCCCGTCAGCTTCCAGCTCGACGTCACCGATCCCGGTGGTCACAGCTCGGTGCCGCGCAAGAGCAACGCGATCTACAAGCTCGCCGAAGGACTGGTGCGCCTGTCCAAGTTCAACTTTCCGCTCAAGCTGAACGCGACAACGCGCGGTTGGTTCGAGAAGAGCGCGCAGTTCGAGAACGAGCAGACCGCGGCCGACATGCGCGCCGTGATGTCGGACAAGCCCGATCCGGCGGCGCTATCGTTGGTCCGGCTCGCTGCGAACCCCGTCTACAACGCCCAGCTCCGCACCACCTGCGTTGCGACCATGCTCCAGGGCGGGCACGCCGTTAACGCGTTGCCGCAGTCGGCGAGCGCCAAGGTCAATTGCCGCATCATGCCGGGCGAGCCGGTGGAGGAGGTCAGGGCGACCCTGGAGCAGGTGCTGGCGGACCCGGACATCAAGCTGACGCAGCTCGATACGGCGGTGGTCTCGGCGCCAAGTGAGTTGCATGAGGAGATCATGGGCGCGATCGAAAAGCTCTCGGGCGAGTTCTTTCCCGGTGCCATCGTGCTCCCGGTCATGAGCTCCGGCGCCACTGACGGCAGCTACCTGCGCAATGCGGGCATCCCGACCTACGGCCATTCCGGCATGGCGATCGACATTGGCGAAAACCGCATCCACGGCAAGGACGAGCGTGTTCCCGTGGCCTCGTTCTACAAGGGGCAGGAGTACCTTTACCGTCTGGTCAAAACGCTGGCTGGCGGTTCCTGA
- a CDS encoding RidA family protein produces MNLRTAAVIGALLSIAYGSTAQAEVTRHPIPNSTFPIAQAVQVTGNATTYYVSGQVPPVANKDVDPQSREAYGDTKTQTVGVLNRIKGILEGLGLTMGDVVKMQVFLVHNASAPMDFKAFMEGYTQFFGGSQPNLPARSVVGVAALANPGFLVEIEVIAVKDAK; encoded by the coding sequence ATGAATTTGAGAACCGCCGCCGTCATCGGCGCATTGTTGTCGATCGCATATGGGAGCACGGCGCAGGCCGAAGTCACCCGGCACCCGATTCCGAACTCCACCTTTCCGATCGCGCAGGCCGTGCAGGTCACCGGCAACGCTACGACCTATTATGTCAGCGGCCAGGTGCCGCCGGTCGCCAATAAGGATGTCGATCCCCAGAGCCGAGAGGCCTATGGCGACACCAAAACTCAGACGGTCGGCGTGCTCAACCGTATCAAGGGCATTTTGGAGGGGCTTGGCCTCACCATGGGCGACGTCGTGAAGATGCAGGTCTTCCTGGTTCACAACGCCTCCGCACCGATGGACTTCAAGGCCTTCATGGAGGGCTACACCCAGTTCTTCGGCGGCAGCCAGCCCAACCTGCCGGCCCGCTCGGTCGTCGGCGTCGCGGCGCTCGCCAATCCCGGCTTCCTGGTCGAGATCGAGGTGATCGCGGTGAAGGACGCGAAATAG
- a CDS encoding cytochrome c has translation MRLTLTALMMLSATARAHDGPENRTFSSGFNFAETTGEELFVNVCQGCHMPDAAGASGAGAYPSLVGDKNLEARGYPVYLVLNGRRAMPPFGEMMTDAQIAAVVNYLRTHFGNNYDDAVTANEVRDARR, from the coding sequence TTGCGGCTTACCTTGACGGCGCTGATGATGCTGTCGGCAACCGCGCGGGCGCATGACGGTCCGGAAAACCGCACCTTTAGCTCGGGCTTCAATTTCGCGGAGACCACGGGCGAGGAGCTGTTTGTCAATGTCTGCCAGGGTTGTCACATGCCAGACGCGGCTGGAGCATCGGGCGCCGGCGCCTATCCCTCGCTCGTCGGCGACAAGAATCTGGAGGCGCGCGGTTATCCCGTCTATCTCGTGCTCAACGGCCGGCGCGCCATGCCGCCGTTCGGCGAGATGATGACCGACGCGCAGATCGCCGCCGTCGTGAACTATCTCCGCACGCATTTCGGCAACAATTACGATGACGCGGTGACGGCGAACGAGGTGAGGGACGCCCGCCGCTGA
- a CDS encoding flavin monoamine oxidase family protein: MQSEPVTVRRRDLLALIGTVAGSAAMYHAMTSLGLASESRYKGPIRLEGDPKGASVLVLGAGLAGMTAALELRKAGYTVQILEFNGRPGGRNWTLRGGDTFTELGGHKQVCEFEEGLYLNPGPWRIPYHHRALLDYCKRLGVTLEPFNQLNHNALLHSVRAFGGIPQRLRAVKADFQGQIAELLAKVTQQGKLDETVSKEDQEILLQALRSWGALDNGYGYKANLISAEFRGYTKDPGGGLTAMPEPSEPVGLSEVLKSRLWRYLRGFAHYNFQTTMFQPVGGMDMIGKAFAKEVGDLIRYNAKVTQIRQDARGVTVSYVDAKNPGAVQQVHADWCVCTIPLTILSQLPLDVSAAMKSAIDAVPYAASVKIGLQFKRRFWEEDEAIYGGISYTDLPIRQIAYPNYGYNGAGRGVLLGAYLFDGPNSYEFTAMSPAERVARAVEFGAAIHPQYKSEFENGIAVAWHRVPFVLGCSGDWSDETRAAHYNNLSQIDGRIVLAGEHVSALPAWQEGAILSALDAIARLHDRVVRT; the protein is encoded by the coding sequence ATGCAAAGCGAACCCGTGACCGTCAGGCGACGTGATCTTCTTGCGTTGATCGGCACGGTGGCCGGCAGCGCGGCCATGTATCATGCGATGACGAGCCTCGGGCTCGCATCGGAGTCGCGCTACAAGGGGCCGATTCGGCTCGAGGGTGACCCCAAGGGCGCCTCCGTGCTCGTGCTCGGCGCGGGCCTTGCCGGCATGACCGCGGCGCTGGAGCTGCGCAAGGCCGGTTACACTGTTCAGATCCTCGAATTCAACGGCCGGCCCGGTGGCCGAAACTGGACCTTGCGGGGCGGCGACACCTTCACCGAGCTCGGTGGCCACAAGCAGGTGTGCGAGTTCGAGGAAGGTCTCTATCTCAATCCGGGGCCGTGGCGCATTCCCTATCACCACCGCGCGCTGCTGGATTATTGCAAGCGGCTCGGTGTTACCCTCGAGCCGTTCAATCAGCTCAATCACAATGCTCTCTTGCATTCCGTGCGTGCCTTCGGCGGCATCCCGCAGCGGCTGCGCGCGGTGAAGGCGGATTTCCAGGGCCAGATCGCTGAACTGCTCGCTAAAGTCACGCAGCAGGGCAAGCTGGACGAGACCGTATCGAAGGAGGATCAGGAGATCCTGCTTCAGGCGCTGCGCTCCTGGGGTGCGCTCGACAATGGCTATGGCTACAAGGCCAATCTGATCTCGGCGGAATTCCGTGGCTACACCAAGGACCCGGGTGGGGGATTGACGGCGATGCCGGAGCCGAGCGAGCCTGTTGGCCTGTCGGAGGTGCTGAAGTCGCGGCTCTGGCGCTATTTGCGCGGCTTTGCACACTACAATTTCCAGACCACGATGTTCCAGCCGGTCGGCGGCATGGACATGATTGGCAAGGCCTTTGCGAAGGAGGTCGGCGACCTCATCCGCTACAATGCCAAGGTGACGCAGATCCGGCAGGACGCGCGCGGCGTCACCGTCAGCTATGTCGATGCCAAAAATCCCGGAGCGGTGCAGCAGGTGCACGCCGACTGGTGCGTCTGCACGATCCCGCTGACGATCCTGAGCCAGTTGCCGCTCGACGTCAGCGCCGCCATGAAGTCCGCGATCGATGCTGTTCCGTATGCCGCGTCCGTGAAGATCGGCCTGCAATTCAAGCGCCGGTTCTGGGAGGAGGACGAGGCGATCTATGGCGGCATCAGCTACACGGATCTACCGATCCGCCAGATCGCCTATCCCAATTACGGCTACAACGGCGCCGGGCGCGGCGTGTTGTTGGGGGCCTATTTGTTCGACGGTCCGAACTCCTACGAATTCACCGCGATGTCGCCCGCCGAGCGGGTCGCGCGCGCCGTCGAGTTCGGCGCCGCCATTCACCCGCAATACAAAAGCGAATTCGAAAACGGCATCGCGGTCGCCTGGCACCGGGTCCCCTTCGTGCTCGGTTGCAGCGGCGACTGGAGCGACGAGACGCGCGCCGCCCACTACAACAACCTCAGTCAGATCGACGGCCGCATCGTGCTCGCGGGCGAGCACGTCTCCGCACTGCCGGCCTGGCAGGAGGGCGCGATCCTCTCCGCGCTCGATGCGATTGCGCGCCTGCACGACCGCGTGGTGAGGACGTGA